The following DNA comes from Sinorhizobium mexicanum.
TGTTTTAGTCCGACGTGAACGCGACAGGCGCGATGAAGCCCAGTTCGCGCAATTGCTTCGAGCCGGAAAACCGCACCGAATCCGGACTCTGGAAGTCGAATTCGCCGGACTTCTGCAGATCGTCCAGCATCCTGCGATAGGCGGCGGCACCGTCGAAATACTGTCCGTCCGTCACCGCATGCGCGATCTTCTCCTTGTAGTCGGAGAAGAACTTGAAGTGCAGCAACACGCCGGAGATCGCCGGAAAATTCCGCTCGCAGGGAAGCGGCTGGTGAATGCTGACCCCCAAGTTGCATTCCTTGTCCCAGAAGATCAGCGGATATTTCATCAGTTCCAGCACATGCGCGAACTTCCGCTTGCGCGGCCCGCCAGTGATGCTGATCGCCCGCTTGGTATAGGTGATTTCGTATCCGGCGCCGTCGAAGTGATCGGCGATCTCCCAAGGCATCCGTGCGTCCATGCCGTCGAGCGTCGCCGAACCGAGCGGGCCGACCGGGTACATGTCGAGCATGGGCGCCGCGAGGCGCTTGTCGCCGCGCGCTTCGAGCGCCCGGATGAGATTGCGGAGCGGCTGGCGCTCGCACTCGTCGTAGATCAGGAATTCGTCCGAATCGACGTTGAGATACCACCGGTCCTTGCCATAGCGCTCGAACAGCGTCTGGCGCCATTCGCGCCCGCGCCGGGCATCGCGGTAGCGCAACGGCGAACTCCAGACATCCACGTCCGGCTGCGAGCGTAAATATTCGCGCGTGCCGTCGGACGACACATCGTCGATGCAGATGAAGCGCGAAACGCCGAGCCTTCTGTAGTGAGCGAGAAAGGACGGCATCAGTTTCACGTCGTTGTGCGTGTTGAAGACGACAGGAATGTCGTCTCGACCGAGCGGGCGGGCACCGCCCGCGTTCAGGCACGACATTTCGATGTCCCGCTTCCGCTTGCGTTCGCGCGCGGCCAACTTGAAGGTTTCGTACCGGGTGACGATCCGGTCGAGAAGGCTTCGCTGGCCCGGCCCGCTCTCATGCTCGAAAAGACGAAAGGGGTAGTGAAGGTCCTTCAAAATCCGCTCCAGGTGCCGCTGCGATAGCTGCGTTTATCGGGATCATCAGCGGAATTCAACTCGGCAGGCCGTGGCGGCGGAGTCCACGCTGCGCAGCTCTAAAACGCGAACGGATAGCGCGGCCTGAGTTTCCCGCTCGCCAGTTTCGCGAAATTGCGCATCTT
Coding sequences within:
- a CDS encoding glycosyltransferase family 2 protein; its protein translation is MVTRYETFKLAARERKRKRDIEMSCLNAGGARPLGRDDIPVVFNTHNDVKLMPSFLAHYRRLGVSRFICIDDVSSDGTREYLRSQPDVDVWSSPLRYRDARRGREWRQTLFERYGKDRWYLNVDSDEFLIYDECERQPLRNLIRALEARGDKRLAAPMLDMYPVGPLGSATLDGMDARMPWEIADHFDGAGYEITYTKRAISITGGPRKRKFAHVLELMKYPLIFWDKECNLGVSIHQPLPCERNFPAISGVLLHFKFFSDYKEKIAHAVTDGQYFDGAAAYRRMLDDLQKSGEFDFQSPDSVRFSGSKQLRELGFIAPVAFTSD